TAGACTTTTTGTAGTGGACTCAACAATTGAACAATAGAACAATAGAACAATTGATATTAATACATCAAATCAACATTCCCATATTTACTTTCAATCACAACAGTAGATTTTGAAGAAGTTTTATTTCCTATGGTACCTGAAACTTTTAATTCAGTATTGTTTTTAATTTTTGATATTCTCCCACCTTCAGGATAATTAATATTTGCATATTCTATATCAGCATCAAGTTGATAAGAAGCACCCGGATTAATACCAATATTTATGGCAGCATATTTTGCAACTATTTTTATACTTTTAAAATCAACAGGAACTTCAGTTATTTTACAATTTCCATATTTAATTTCCGCATCAAGTTTATTTGTTAATGTTTCAATATTAAATTCAGTATATTTTCCAACAGTTACAAAATTCTGTATTTTACCAATTCGATAAGTATCATATCCTGCTTCTGAAATAATTGAAGAAACGTTTTCTACTCCAACTTTTGAATATTTACTAATAACTATAAGTGCCTGACTTTTTTCTATATTGATTTTTGAATATTTAATAAATAATTTTCCCCAGTTATATTCATTAATATTTGCTTTACCGCAATATCCGAGCGTTAGTGTACTTAACGGTTTTGAATTATCTCCCATTATCTTGTTTGCTTCAAGATTGCCATATTTTATTATAATGTTTGATTTACCTGTAATTTCATTAATAAAAACATTACCAAATTTATTTGTAAGATTAAGTTTTATATATGCAGGTGTATGAATTTCATAATCAATACTAAATTTTGTATTTTTTATTTTATCAATAATTTCAGTTATAGCTTTAACTGTATTATTGTCTTTTTCAAGGGTTATTTTTATTTTTTCGAATATTTTTTCTGCTTTTTCTTCACGCGATTCTTTTACAGTAATTGTTATATTTATTGAAACAAGGTCTTTGTCCCAGTTATTAACATTTACATCTCCGAATTTATTCTGTATTTCAAGAATAGTAGATTTATCAACTTGAAATTCTTCATGGAATTTCTTTGTAAATTCATTACTTGCATATAAAAACCCAAATGATTGAGTTAATAATAATATTAGGATAATACTAAATTTTAGTGCTTTCATTGTCTTTGTTTTTTATATGTTTAACATTATTCAAATTTTTTAATACTTGTGTAAGTATTTCTACTTTAGCCTGATAATGAAAGATCATGGCATTAATTATTCTTTCATCGTCATAATTAGCTTTTAATTCTTTTTGCAGATTTGTATATAAAGAATCTATTTCTATTAATTCTTTGTTTAGCAGTTCTTCTTTTAAGTTGTTATTATATTTATTTATTTCTGTTAGTTTAGAATTAACAAGTGATATATAATAAAATTCAACATCATTATATTCGGGAGAAACATCACCAAGCGATATTTCTTTTTTATCAATAATAAAATTTTCAGTTACCCATATTGATGAAATAATTATTAAAACAGCTACTGCGGCAACTTTTAAAACATTAATAATAGAAAACCTTATCGATCTTTTTTGAGATAAATTAAGTTTATCTTTAAATCTTTCAAAATGACCATAATCAGGTTCTTTATAATCGAAAAGATTTTTATTATTAATTATTATTTCATCAATATTTCTCATTTTTTAATATCTCTTTTAATCTTTGTTTAGCTCTTGATAGTTGCGACCGTGAATTTGAACTTGATATATTCAATATCTGGCTTATTTCATCATGATCATAACCTTCAAGTAAATATAGTGAAAGAACAATCCTGTAACCATCAGCTAATTGTTCAATTGCGTTTCTTATCGCTTCAATTTTATATTTACCTGCATCTTCCTCATTATTTTCTTCTTTTTTTATTTTTAAAATTTTATCATCAATCGGAACAAGTTCAATTTTTTTCTTTTTAATTGTATCTAAGGATTTATTAATAACTATTTTTTTTAACCATGCTCCAAAACTTACTTCTCCTTTGTATGTGTTAATTTTTTCAAATGCAACAAGAAACGATTCCTGCATAATATCTTCCGCTTCCATTTCATCACCTGTAATTCTGTAACAGGTGTTATACATTGCTTTATAATAGAGCTTGTATAATTCGAATTGTGCTTTTGAATCTTTGTTTCTGCACCGTTCAATCAAATCCTTATGAATATTATAATATTCTTTTTTCAATTCTGTTTCTGTTTAAAAGACGAAAAAATAATTATAGTGTTGCATACTATTATTTTTTTTGTTTCTACTGTTATTTTATTGGAAATATATTACCAAATATCCAATATAAAAATTACAAAATTCAAATAAATCACAATATACAAATTACAAATAAAGTGCATTATTAATATTTAAATTACTTCGTTTTTTCAACTATTGCAGAAAATATTTTTTTTAGCTCTGTAGATTCTTGAATTAAATTTTCAGCTAATTTTTTATTAGGCAGTTGATTTGTTTCATTAATTAATCTTAGCCAATAAATACTTTCTTTAGCTTCCTTTCTACTAATTTTAATTCTATAAACAAAGTCTTTTTTACTCAATGATTCATTAGCTTCAATATAGTTTGAACCAATAGAACCTGATGAACGAACGACTTGCTTTGCATCTTCAATATTTGCAATAGTTTTTTCTAAAGTTTTGATAAAGAGTCTAACTTCCTTTGCAAATTGAAAGGTTCTTTCTTCTAAATCATAAGGTTTGTTTATTGAATTTTGAGCCATTGAGTATTATTTGAAATTTGTAATTTGTATATTGTGATTTATTTTTTACTTTGTGATATAACTACACTAAGTTTAATAATTTCCATTAAATTCTTGGTAGAACTTTATTTTAATCCTGATATATAATAGTTAAAATAATCAAATTTACTCATTATTTATAATTTCAAAAGTAAAACTTAATATTTCACCATTTTCATCTATCAATGTTAAAGTATGCTTACCTGTTAATGGATTCAATGCAAACTGATGAAAATCTTTTGTTCTACCAATATAGTTATCATCAATATGCCAGAAAATAGTTGTATTAGCTTTACGGTGAGCAACTTCAAAAATTGTTTTACCTTTTGTACCATCAAGTTCAACAGGAATATAAATTTTAGTAAGATCTTTCGGATAAATTACTTCCATCAAATTAATATTTCCAGGTTCATTTAAACAATCACTTCGCAAAGAAGGTAATGATTTATAATTTGAATGCCTTGTTTTATAAAACCATTCAATTGCAGGCGGTAAAATAAACCAGCTTTTGTGCTGCATATCATAAACAGATTCACAATTACTATTCACCCTCCATTTTCCTGATTTATCTATATGAATAATTTTATGATACGGACATTTATAAAAACGTAGTCCTGTTTTAGGAACCCATATAGAATCAATATTCTCACAGTTTTCTGAAGCAATATAACCACTTTCATGACAAGTAGGTAATAATTCCATATCATCAAAAGGCTGGTCAAACCAATTTTCAGATTTTGGTAAAATATTAAAAATATCGAAAAGTACAGGTGCAGCCGAACTAATACCGGTTAAATCAGGTCTCCCTTCCCCATCGGCATTTCCAACCCATATTCCTACAACATATTCAGGTGTAATTCCAATTGCCCAGGCATCTCTGAACCCAAAACTTGTGCCTGTTTTCCATGCTATTTTTTTTGAAGATGAAAAATATCTCCAAAGATTTTCAGCATCAGGTCTTTCAACATCAATCATAGCATTAAAAGTAAGCCAAATAGCTGAAGCACTTAACCAACAAGAATTATCTAATTTATTATTATTAATATGTTTTATTTTTGTACCATTTTTTTTAATAATATTAGGTGGAAAATAATCTTCCTTAGTATACTGCCCGCTATACTTAAAAAAATGATTTAAACTTCGTGCCATTGAAGCATATATTCCGCATAAATCCCACAAACTACCATCGGCACCTCCTAATATTAATGAAAGTCCGTAATGACATGGAGGCTCTGTTAAAGTTGTCATACCAATTTTTTGTAATAAAAAATGGAACTTTTCAACACCATAATTTTGCAGCATACGTATAGCCGGAATATTCAAGGATCTTGCCAAAGCTCTTTTTGCTGATACTGCTCCATCATAACCAAGATTATAATTTTTTGGGGAATAACCACTTATTTGAGTTGGGATATCAGGTATTAATGTATATGGTAAAAGTTCACCCGAAGTAAGCATTCCTGCATAAAGCATTGGTTTTAAGACACTTCCTGTGCTTCTTTTTGCAGGTATAATATCAACCTGTTGTCCGTTTTTATTATTTTGTATACAGGGTGAATTTCCAATGTAAACAATTGAATTACCGGTTTCAACTTCGACAACTAATGCTGCTATATTATTTATGCCATTTCCTGATAATTTTTGATAATGTTTTTTTATTATTTGATTTGCCCTGATTTGATAATTCAAATCAATTGTAGATATTATTTTATGACTATTATTATTCATTTTAGAAATTCGCTGCAATAAATGGGGAGCATATGCAGGAAATTTTTTTGGTTTTTCAGGAATAGGTTCAAGAATTGCTAACTCATAGGTTTCAGTATTAATTATTTTTTTGTTTTCTAATTTTTTTAATAAGTTATTTCTTTTTTTCAACAGGTATTTACGGTTTTTTCCCGGATGAATAAGTGAAGGGCTATTTGGCAAAACGGCGAGCATAGCACATTCTGCCCATGAAAGTTGAGACGGACTTCTACCAAAATATCTCCATGATGCAGCATCAAAGCCAACAACATTTCCTCCAAATGGAGCATTAGATGAATAAATTGTTAGAATTTCTTTTTTCGATTTTCCAATTTCTAAACGTGTAGCAAGAATAATCTCAATAATTTTTTCAAATACAGTTCTTTTTTTTCCTTTCCTGTATAATCTTATTGTTTGCATTGTTATGGTACTTCCGCCACTTATTTTCTTATTGGCTTTTATGTTTTGCCAAAAAGCACGGCTTAAAGCAATAATATCAAATCCAGGGTGACTAAAAAATCTTTTATCTTCGAATTGAATAATTGCCTTTTCAAATTTTTCAGGAATTTCATTATTATATGGAAATCTCCATTGACCATCGGAAGCAATATGGGCACCAATAAGATTCCCATCCTTGTCATCAAGAACTAAACATACAGGCTCATTAAAAAGCGGTTTAGGCAAGCTTTTCCAATAAATTATAATTAATATTACTATTAGAAAAGTATAGAAATATGGCAAGATTTTTATTTTATATTTAATATCCATTCAATTCAGATATATTTTCTGAGTTTTGCGTTTATACTTAGGCATTGTAAAGAAATAACCTGTACATTTTATTTCTTTACAAAGCCTTACCTTTTTTTTGAAATACTAAAATATAAAATGTTTTAATTTATTACACAGAATTATAATTTTTAAATTTATTAATAATTAGTTAGAGTCCTTCCATAAAGTACGTCATTGCGAACGAAGTGAAGCAATCTTGTTATCAATGTACTGAATATCAGATTGCTTCGTCGTTCATCCTCGCAATGACGAATAGAAGTATGGACTTTATAGACGGACATTAGTTAATTGATATGGGTGGTGATTATAAAATTTTTATTCAGTTAGTTTTTCATTTAGAGATTTAAAACCATTTCCGAGAATCTCATTTGCATCAATTACAGACAAGAAAGCTTTTGGATCAACTCTGTTAATATAATCTTCTAATATTGATAATTCTCTTCTGTTAACAACAGTAAAAATAACTGATTTTTCTGCTTTATTATATAATCCTTCACCTTTGAGAAAAGTCCCCCCCCTATTTAAATCATTAATTATTTTATTTGCAATTTCTTCAGACTTCTCGGAAATAATAAATAAAGTTTTATCATAATTAATACCTTCAAGTACAACATCAATTACTTTTCCTGTAATATATATTGATATCCACGAATACAAAGGTATTTTCCAATCTTTAAATACTATTAGAGCAAATAATACTATAGCAGAATCAACATATATCATTAATTGACCGAGAGGTAATTTAGTATATTTTGCTATTATCATAGCAATTATATCTGAACCACCTGATGTAGCTTTTGATTTAAAAATAAGTCCTAACCCAAATCCCATTAAAACACCACCAAAAACACATGAAAGTAAAACATCATCAACTAAAGGAGCATCTCCAACTTCACGAAAATATGTAATACCGTCTATAAATAGGGAAGCAAGAATAAAGCCTATTACAGTTTTAACACCAAAACGAGGTCCCAAAATCTTAATACCAATGATTGTTAAAGGAATATTAAGCAATAAACCAAATAAACCAATAGGAAAACCTTCAGGCCAAAATGATAATAAACCTTTAGTAATATAATGTACAACAATTGCTATTCCATAAACACCTCCCGGAACAATTTTATGAGGTGAAATAAAAAAAACAAAGCCTACAGCTAATATAAATGAACCTAAGACTATTAAGCAGTACGCTTTAAACCATTTTCCTGAAAATAATTTATCTTTTTGAATAAAAGCCATGATATTAGATTTTAAGTTTTATAAACATATACATTATACTATACAAGTTGTAAGTAGATTATAACTTACCTGTTTTTTAAATTTAAGCCTGCAAAATTATATTTTTAAGTAATATAAAAATAATTTTTAATAAAAAATTTATAGAAATATATAAAAAATCATCTGATTTTAGTTAGTTAATTTATACACATATAATTAATTTAGCATAATTTTCTGAAAATATAAAGATCAAGTTTGTTTGTATCTATTTAAATAATTATCTTAGTAATGAAATATTTTATTAAAAATAAACGTTTTTTTTATTATTTATAGCATAAAATTATATGAGCGAGATAAAAACAAAACAAAAACTTAACGAGCTTTCAGACCATGAATTAAAGATTTTAAAGTATCTTGGCGAAATAGATGGGACAACTGAAGAAAAAGAAAAACACTTAATGAAACAAGGTATTTTTGATGAATATAAACAAATACATAAAGATTATGCCAGTTTAATTGATGATGAAAACTTTGGGCTTGAAGCCCTTAAAAGAGCCTTATTTATTCAATGGATTGGACATTTAGAACCAAGTTGTTTTACCGGTATTGAAAGCGAATATAAAACCGATAAAGAATATTATATAGGTATTGACAGAAATGCAGAACTAAAAATAGTTGAAAAATTAAATTTTTTAGTAAAAGAAAATAAATTAGACGCTGAACTTAAATGGATGTTTGAATATTATTCGGGATGGGACTGGTTATTTGACAGCACAAAATTCGGACATCTTTATTATTTGAATAATTTAATAAAAGAAAACAAATTTCATAACAGAACCCCTGAATTTGAAAAAATCAATATTAAAACAATGGAAAATAGAGGACAAATGGGGGAATACTTAAAATCAATAATAGAAAAAAGCTAAAACTGACAATTGATGATTGATGATTGATAATTTTATATAAAAATGTAAAAAAAATATTTATTCTTATTTGCAAAATATAATGGAATAGTGAAATAATGGAGTATTGGA
This Bacteroidales bacterium DNA region includes the following protein-coding sequences:
- the pbpC gene encoding penicillin-binding protein 1C, whose product is MDIKYKIKILPYFYTFLIVILIIIYWKSLPKPLFNEPVCLVLDDKDGNLIGAHIASDGQWRFPYNNEIPEKFEKAIIQFEDKRFFSHPGFDIIALSRAFWQNIKANKKISGGSTITMQTIRLYRKGKKRTVFEKIIEIILATRLEIGKSKKEILTIYSSNAPFGGNVVGFDAASWRYFGRSPSQLSWAECAMLAVLPNSPSLIHPGKNRKYLLKKRNNLLKKLENKKIINTETYELAILEPIPEKPKKFPAYAPHLLQRISKMNNNSHKIISTIDLNYQIRANQIIKKHYQKLSGNGINNIAALVVEVETGNSIVYIGNSPCIQNNKNGQQVDIIPAKRSTGSVLKPMLYAGMLTSGELLPYTLIPDIPTQISGYSPKNYNLGYDGAVSAKRALARSLNIPAIRMLQNYGVEKFHFLLQKIGMTTLTEPPCHYGLSLILGGADGSLWDLCGIYASMARSLNHFFKYSGQYTKEDYFPPNIIKKNGTKIKHINNNKLDNSCWLSASAIWLTFNAMIDVERPDAENLWRYFSSSKKIAWKTGTSFGFRDAWAIGITPEYVVGIWVGNADGEGRPDLTGISSAAPVLFDIFNILPKSENWFDQPFDDMELLPTCHESGYIASENCENIDSIWVPKTGLRFYKCPYHKIIHIDKSGKWRVNSNCESVYDMQHKSWFILPPAIEWFYKTRHSNYKSLPSLRSDCLNEPGNINLMEVIYPKDLTKIYIPVELDGTKGKTIFEVAHRKANTTIFWHIDDNYIGRTKDFHQFALNPLTGKHTLTLIDENGEILSFTFEIINNE
- a CDS encoding four helix bundle protein; the protein is MAQNSINKPYDLEERTFQFAKEVRLFIKTLEKTIANIEDAKQVVRSSGSIGSNYIEANESLSKKDFVYRIKISRKEAKESIYWLRLINETNQLPNKKLAENLIQESTELKKIFSAIVEKTK
- a CDS encoding YitT family protein, which produces MMAFIQKDKLFSGKWFKAYCLIVLGSFILAVGFVFFISPHKIVPGGVYGIAIVVHYITKGLLSFWPEGFPIGLFGLLLNIPLTIIGIKILGPRFGVKTVIGFILASLFIDGITYFREVGDAPLVDDVLLSCVFGGVLMGFGLGLIFKSKATSGGSDIIAMIIAKYTKLPLGQLMIYVDSAIVLFALIVFKDWKIPLYSWISIYITGKVIDVVLEGINYDKTLFIISEKSEEIANKIINDLNRGGTFLKGEGLYNKAEKSVIFTVVNRRELSILEDYINRVDPKAFLSVIDANEILGNGFKSLNEKLTE
- a CDS encoding sigma-70 family RNA polymerase sigma factor, which translates into the protein MKKEYYNIHKDLIERCRNKDSKAQFELYKLYYKAMYNTCYRITGDEMEAEDIMQESFLVAFEKINTYKGEVSFGAWLKKIVINKSLDTIKKKKIELVPIDDKILKIKKEENNEEDAGKYKIEAIRNAIEQLADGYRIVLSLYLLEGYDHDEISQILNISSSNSRSQLSRAKQRLKEILKNEKY